DNA from Roseimicrobium sp. ORNL1:
ATGAGCGCTGCTTCCACGAAGTCGTGGCTCATGATGTGCCCGCCGAAGGGCACCTTCTCAGGAAGCGGAGGCAGTGCGCAGTACTCGATGAATGGCGCGAGACGGATGATGGCATTGTGCCCCCAGAAGTTCGCCTCGCCGCACTGCCAGTAGCTCAGGCCGGAGATGAACGCCGGACCGTAGAAGGACTGCGCGAACTGCATGATGCGGCCCAACAAGGTGTCCGCGGCAATCTGCTTCGGGAAGGTCTGGAGAATGCCGATGCCGGGATTCTTCTCCATGATGCGCACCAGATTCACCAGCAGCGGCCCGCTCATCACGCTGTCCGCGTCGAACACGATCATGTAGCGATAGCGCTTGCCCCAGCGGCGGCAGAAGTCGGAGACGTTGCCGCTCTTGCGGTTGATGGGCGTGCGGCGTTTCCGGTAGAAGATTCTCCCGAAGGCATTGAGCTGGCGGCAGAGTTCCAGCCAGCCGGCCTCCTCTTCGATCCACTTGTTCGAGTCATCCGAATCGCTCAGGATGAAAAAGTCGAAGTGCTCCAGCTTGCCTGTCTTCGCGAGGGAGTTGTACACCGAGCGGATGCCCTCGAACACGCGGGTCACGTCCTCGTTGTACACGGGCACGATGATGGCAGTCGTGGCGCCCAGCGGAGCCTCCATGTCATCATTCGTGATGGTACGGAAGAGGTCGATCGGATCCGGCTTGGGCCGGTTCATCATCCAGATGCCGATGAGAGCCGTCCAGAAGCCGATGTTGAGCTGGTAATACAACGGGATGAAGACGACCAGCAGCGCCCATTCATACCAGGCCATGCCGCCGCTGTTCAGCATCTGGTACATGAGCCAGATGCCCACGACCGTACCCACGAAGACGAAGGAGAAGAACGTGGCCCTTCTCAACCGGGAGGTGGCAGGGGAGGGCAGGCCGGCGTGCGACTGAAGCTGCGCGGTGCGCGAGCCCAGGGCGGCTGTTGGTGTGGTGGACCCGGAGGGGCTGGCTACGGGGGCGCTCATTATTTCGTCAGATCATACACGAACCACAGCGCTCCCACCACGAAGGCCAGCAGGGCGACATAGCGCAGCAGGGCATAGCCGCCGCGCTCATTGGCATCTTCCTCATCCAGATTTTCAAACAGGCCCAGATCGATGGGACGCGGGGTCATCTTGGAGACTTGCAGGCGGGGACCCGAGGTGCGCACCGCAGAGCGCATGGCTTCCGTCATGTCCGGTGGCAGATTCTCGCGGTCGATGAAGAAATGCGGCCAGCGGCTGGGGCCATCGCACAGGTGGAAGCCCAACCTGCCTGACCCTTCGATCTGGCTGTCGGTAAGCTCCATGCCCTTGTAGATCTCGGAGAGCCAGCTCTGCATCATCAGGCGGGCCTGCTGGATGGCGTGGGCCGTGGGGCTGCGGGAGGGATTCTTCTCATGCTCCTCCGCCGCGCGGCGCAGCGTTTCCAGGATGAGCTGGGTACGGCGGATGCGGTTGTGCAGGCGGTAACTGCGGAAGTAGTCTGCCAGCCGGGCGTATGCCTCGTTCCAGTCCTCTTCCGAACCTGTCTTGGGCGCGAAATGAATCGTCACCGCATCCATCGGATCGGTAGAGGCTGGGGTAATGATGGGATTCACTTACTTACTTGTCAGGAGTGGAGGCAGAATACCACGCGAATCGAACGGGTGTGTTCAGATTCGCAGCTGGTGGTGATTTCGTCATCCTGAAATCGTGCTGGCGCGGCCTCAGCGCTTCCACTGGTAGGACCAGCGCTCGGAGATGGGCTTCTTGCCGTCCACGAGGTCGCAGGTCATCTCCAGGAGCTTCACGTCCGGCTGGATGTCCAGCTTGAAGAAGGCGCGGTAGCCGCCCGTCTCGGGATTGATCATCACGCGCTTGTCCAGGACCTTGGTCACCCCAGTGATGTTCAGGTCGGCATCGGGCACCCAGTCGGCGGCCTTGCCAGGAAGAGGCTTGCCCTTGCTGAAGTCCACCACAAAGAGGTAGTCATTCGGGATGTCCGGCGTGGCCACGCCCTCACCCCAGCGGGTGGAGAGCACCTTGGCGAGGTCGTGCGGCTTCTCCGCCAGCCAGGAGAGATTGTAGGCGAAGCGCAGCGGCTCCTTGGCCGTGGGCTGGGTCTCGGGCTCCCAGAAGGTCACGATGTTGTCCCAAGTTTCCTCGCCCGTGGCCAGCTCGATGAGGTGCAGCTTGCCGCGGCCGAAGCCTTCCACCGGGTCTACCCACACGGACACGCGCTCGTGGTAGCGGGCTTCGAGGTCTTGGAAGTGGGCGAACTCACGGTCGCGCTTCTGCAGGCCGAATCCCTTGATGCCCTCCAGGCTGTACACGCTCTGGCGCATCTCCTTGCCGTTGTCGAGCGGGCGCCAGATCATGGTGCCATTCTCCTGCTCAATCAGCAGGCCGTCGGAGTCATGCACCTCCGGGCGGAAGTCGAGCGGCTTCGGGTGGGTGTTCTCACCGAACCAGAACATGCTGGAGAAGGGGGCAAGGCCCAGCAGCTTCACCGGCTTGCGCAGGAAGAGGGAGCCGCTCACGCGCATCATGGTCGTCTCGCCGGGGGTCACCTCGAACTGGTAGGCACCGCAGACGCTGGGGCCGTTCAGCAGGGCGTAGAACTGGAAGACCTTCTCACCGGCCTTCGGTTGCACGAACCAGAAGTGCGTGAAATCCGGGAATTCCTCGGGCTCGCCACCCACGGTATTGATGGCCACGCCACGGGCGGAAAGGCCCCAGCCCAGCTTCGTGGTCACTGCGCGGAAGTAGCTCGCGCCCATGAAGACCATGAACTCAAAGCGCTTGTTCAGCAGGGTGTCCGGGGCCAGCAGGCGGAAGCCGGCAAAGCCTTCGGGGAACTTCACGCCCTCGGGGATCTTCAGGTCTCCGTAGTCGAAGAGATCCTTGCTGAAGGGGATGGGGGAGGGCTGGCCGGCCTTGATATCGAAGAACTCGACGGTCTTCTTCGCGGTCCAGCCGGGGTGGAAGAACTCGATGCGGTAGGAGTGCTCGATGTCGTTGTAGAGCGCCTTTTCCGGCCTGAAGCGGATCTGGCGGTGGCCGTCATACTTCAGGGTGTCGAAAAAGGGATCCAGCGGGTGCTTGGGCGGATCGTAGGGCTTTTGCGCCAGGGACGCCGCATAAGCTTCGAGGTCCAAAAAGGTGCGTATCGGCGGGGAAGCAGGGGCCTCCTGAGCCTGAATGGACGACAGCGCGCATGTCAGCGCAAGCACACCGGACAGAACTGGGCGAAATAGCATAAGATCGTTGAAAGACAGGAGGAGACCGGCACTAGGATGCCGTGGGAATGCCCAACGTCAAGAGAGGGTGGGGCACAATAAGGTTTCCCCTGCGGGAAGGTTCAATCGCGGGATCAACGGCGGAGGAGCAGCCATTTACGAGAAAAGGCGCATTCCCGTCCTCTGCCAGGAGCCTCATTTGGCGTTTCCAAGCTCACGCCAGCACCGCGCGGGGTACGCGGCCGGACACGTCCGTGAGCCGGTAGTCACGTCCTGCATAACGATAGGTGAGCCGTTCGTGATCGATGCCCAGCAGGTGGAGAATCGTGGCGTGCACATCGTGGATATGCATTCTGTTCTGCGCAGCCTTGAAGCCGAAGTCGTCGCTCTCACCATAGGCCGTGCCGCCTTTGGCCCCGCCACCAGCGAGCCACATGAGGAAGCCGTGGGGATTGTGGTCCCGGCCGTTGCCATTTTCACTCACCGGAGTGCGCCCGAACTCGCCGCCCCATACGACCAAGGTCTCATCCAGCAGCCCCCGCTGTTTCAGGTCCCCCAGAAGCGCCGCGATGGGGCGATCAATATCCGCAGCGAGTGTGCGGGTGGACTTGTCATGGTTGGAGTGCGTGTCCCAGGGCTGGCCATTGCCATAGTAGACCTGCACGAAGCGCACGCCCCGCTCCACGAGGCGCCGCGCCAGGAGGCAGCCATTGGAGAAGTGACTCTTCCCATAGAGCTCGCGCACCTGGGTGGGCTCGCGGTCGATATCAAAGGCATCCGTCGCGGCAGTCTGCATGCGATAGGCGGTCTCCATCGACTGAATGCGGCCATTCAGTGAGACGTCTGCGCCACCGCGCGCGGCCAGATGCGCCTCGTTCAGCTCTTGAATGAGATCGAGTTGTCGACGCTGATCGGTGAGCTGCACTCGTTCATTGTGCAGCCACGGGATCATCTGCTTGGGATCCAGATTGGCGTGGTTGATGTACACACCCTGATGCTGTGCCGGCAGGAAGGCGCTGCTCCACAGGATGGAAAAGCGCACGGGTTTCCCTGGGCACAGCACCACGTAGGAAGGCAGATTCTCGTTCTCATTCCCGAGGCCGTAGCTGAGCCATGACCCCATACTCGGCACGCGTTCGGTCATCGTGCCGTTGTTCATCAGCAACAAGGCGGGACCGTGATTGGGGTTATCGGTGTGGCATGAGCGGAGGACGCAAAGGTCATCGGCATAGCGCGCGAGATTCGGCAGCAGCTCGCTTACTGGCAGTCCGCTCTGGCCATGCTGGGCATAGGCATAGGGCGAGGCCAGCAAGCCGCCGGTGGGACGCTCTGTGCGCAGGTCCGCCCCTTCGGGACGCTGGCCGTTGAACTTCGTCAGCGCAGGCTTCGGGTCCAGGAAGTCCGGTCCGAACGGGCCGCCATTCATGAACAGATGGATCACCCGCTTCGCCTTGGGAGCCACGTGGGGCTGTCCGTGAATGCCCGCTGCGTGCAACGTGGAAGCGAGTCCCAAGGCTCCCAGCCCACCACCCATACGGGCCAGCGCTTCGCGACGGGAAAGGAACGGTGCGGGATTCATGGTCAGGGTTTCAGGCGTGATTCCAGATTCAATCCACGAAGAGCATCTCGTTCGCCGCCAGCAGCGCCTGGGCATACTGGGACCAGGCGATTGGATCGCTCTCGCGACCGGCGAGGAAACGTTGTGCCAGCCCGAGTTCCTTCCCCGTGGGCGCGCGCTGGAAAAGACGAGCGTATGCTGCTTGCACTTTTGCGGTGACATCCGGCGCAGGGGCTGACTGCAACCTGCGCCCCAGGACATCCGCCTGTTTGAGGATGAAGGGAGAGTTCAGCGCAAACAATCCCTGCAGGGGCGTGATGGTCTCCGTGCGCCAGGGACTGTGCGCGCCGGGGTCGGGTACGTCATGGATGCGCAGCATCGGACTCATGTCCTGCCGGTTCGAGGCGCCGTAGAGGGAGCGGCGACTGTTGGCATCATCCGAGATCAACATCGCTGGGCCACCGAGGCGCAGATCCAGGGAACCGGTCGCGGTGAGGATGGCATCGCGCCACGATTCCCAATCCAGGCGACGGCGTGACATGCGGGCCAGCAGCTTGTTGTCCGGGTCGAGACGCTCGGATTCCGGGGCCACGGAACTCTGCTGCCAGGTGGCGGAGTTCAGGATTTCACGATGCAGCCACTTGATGGACCAGCCGTGCTCGATGAAGCGGGACGCGAGGTCATCCAGCAGCTCCGAATGGCTTGGCTGGTCACCGAGGTTGCCGAACTCGCTCGGCGTGTCCACGAGGCCGCGTCCGAAGTGATGTTTCCAGACACGGTTCACCATGACCCGAGCGGTCAGGGGAGCGGCTTCTTCCGTGAGGGCTTGTGCGAGCTCAAGTCGACCGCTGCCGGTGGCAAACTTCCGCGGGCGTCCGCTCTTCGAGGGAAAGGCGCTCAGGAAACGTCGCTGCACCATTTCACCGGTGTCATTGGGATTACCGCGGCGCTGCAACTCCAGGTCGCGCGCCATGCCCATCTGGTAGTCGAGCTTGGTGCCCTTCTTGTTGCTGGCTTCGACCACATACAGCGCGGCATCTTCCACTGCATTTGCCATGGGCATATGGAAGTGTGGTGTGCTGGATTGGATGGTGGCGATCTTCTTGTCGATCTCGGCAACCTGGGCCGTGAGGTCTTTGGGCTTTTTCTTTTTCAGCTCCGCGATTTGATCCTCCAAGGTCTTGATCTCCTTGCGTGCCTTCGCCACGGGCGCCCACAACTCAGCACTCATGGTGGGGCGCTCGGAAATCTTCACGCTCGCGAAGACACCGGCGATCGCATAATAGTCCTGCGCTGTGATGGGATCGGACTTGTGATCATGACAGCGGGCACAAGCGATGGTCAGTCCCAGGAAGGTGCGGCCGATGGCATCCACATGTTCCTCCCATTCATCCGCGACGGTGGTCTTGATGATGTCGGGCGGCAGTTGCAGTTCCTTGAAATACGTGGGACTCAGACCGAGGAAACCCAGCGCATGGAGATCCTGCGGGCCACATTCGGGCAGGAAGTCGGTGGCCAGTTGCCGCACGATGAAGCGGTCGTACGGCATGTCTTCGTTGAAGGCCTGCACGACCCAGTCACGATAGAAATAGGAATACTTCGTGGACTCCAGCCAGTCCGGCGTCTGGTCCGTATAGCGCGCCAGGTCCAGCCAGTGACGCGCCCAACGTTCACCATAGTGCGGTGACTCGAGAAGGCTGTCGATGTAACGCGCGGCATCATCCGCTGAGAACTTCCGCGTTTCATCGGCTGATGGGGGCAACCCCGTCAGGTCAAACGAAAGCCTGCGTGTCAACACATCCGCAGAGGCCGGCGGTGCTGGGGTGAGGCCGGCGGCTTCCATCTTTGCCAGGACGAACTGATCGATGCGGTTTCGTGGCCAAGCTGCATTCTGCACTGCCGGCGGACTGCTGGGCCGAAGCTCCCGGAACGACCACGGGGTCGGTTTCACCGCAGGCTCATCCGCATGGGTAGATCCCACCGCTGCCAGAAGAAGGCAGCAGGCTTGCGGGAGCAGGCCATGAAAGCGCATGCGACATATACAGCGGCAAGGGGGCGTCGCTTTCAGCCGCGCGTGGATGCAGCCTACCCAACGGTGGTCTTGGCGACAAAAGTGCCAAATGCTGCGTTAGTTGAGGGAAGCTTGGGGAAGCCCGTTGCGGCCCTTCGTATCGAACGTGCCTGTCAGCGTTTTTTTAATCGAGTAGCCAGACAAACACAAGGTTCCAGCAGATGGCGCCAGCGACCAGCCCGCCGGTGGCCCACAGGATAAGTATCTGGTCGCCGCCGGAATAGTTCACGAACCATGACAAGGGAGCGATGATGAACATCACACCTGCGGCCGTGATGCAGAACCTCCCAAATTCATGCCATTGCGGGTGGGAGATCTGAATCCGTCTAATCTGAGCCCACGCAGGGATGCTCATAAGGGCGAATAACCCGACAAGAAAGAACGCTCCGCTTCCTGCAATCGCCTCGTTCATAAACAAACGGTCTCCTACTTCCTCAGCAAGTCCACTGCTTTCGCATCTCAAGGGCGCGCCTCCCTATGAAACGTGACATTCTGCGAACGAGACAGATCCAGGGCTGCCATGTTCACACTTTTACGAGATTGCCGCCTTACGCCGTGAGCAGGGTGTTCTGCTTCTATGGCAGTAGAGAAAGGCCTTGTGTTTAGGCTTTTCAAGTTTATACATTGGATTGTTAGCGCACCTGTACAAACTCAAGACATGGTAGTCGCCGGGCAGATTCTTGATCTGGCGGCGATTTGAAACTCGGAGATCGAGAACAGTCGAAGAAAGCAGACTGTTCTCTCAATCCAAGTTCATGAACACCAAGCTCTATATTGGAAACCTGTCTTTTGACACCTCTGAAACCGACCTTCGCGCCACGTGCGAACAGCACGGTTTGGTCACCGATATCCATTTCCCAATCGATCGCTCCACGAATCGCCCTCGAGGCTTTGCTTTCGTGACGATGGAAAACACGGAAGGGATGAAGAAGGCCATTTCCGCCATGAATGGCAAACCTCTGGACGGCCGCCTTCTCAAGGTCAATGAGGCAGTCCCCCGTGACGATCGTCCCACCTTTTCCGGCGGAGCCGGTGGCAGGTCACAAAGTCGCTATTAATTAGCGCTGCCAGAGCTGGCTCTTGCCAGTTGATTGTTCGGCGGAGTCTCTTGCGAGATTCCGCCGTTTTATTGCAGTCGAAGGGAAGGGGATGGGATGTGCCCTCACGCTGGCTTTGTGTGCAGCGACGGTGAACATTTTTGCGGGATCCCTACGTTTGTAGTGGACAGAGCCCTACAAATGTAGTGAACTCGGCGAAATATGTCGCTACCTGCCATTTCCGAATCCGAGTGGGCTGTCATGGAGGCCCTGTGGGACTCTGCTCCGCAGACAGCCTCGGAGTTAACCAGGACACTCCGTCCCACGATGAACTGGGCGGAGAACACGGTGCGCACGCTGCTGACGCGGTTGCTTGAAAAGGGCGCGCTTAAGACCAGTGAAAACAGCGCCGGTACCCGCACCTACCTGCCGGCAGTGAAGCGTGAGGCCTGCGTGCGGGCGGAGGGGGAGTCCTTTATGCAGCGCGTCTTTGGCGGCGCGGCGAAGCCGTTGCTCATCCACTTCGCCCAAAACAACAAGCTCACCGCCGAGGAGGTACGTGAGTTGAAGAAGATTCTCGATCAATCACTCAAGTCCTGATTCGACCTGACATGAACACGCTCATGCCGCTCTTTGACTGGATGCTCGCCGCGAGTGCCCGTGCTTCGGCACTCGCCGTGGTGGTGCTCATCGTTCAGGCGATGCTCCGGCATCGGGTGCCAGCGCGGTGGAGATATGCCTTATGGTTGCCGGTGCTCATCGTGTTGCTCATGCCGGTGTTTCCGGAGAGTTCGTGGAGTGTGAGTTCCATCACGCATCTGGAGCCGGTGAAGAAGACAGTGCTTCCGGCGATGGAGCGGAGCGTTTCATTGCCTGCGCCTTCTGTCCCTTCGGAAGGAGTGTCCAAGTCCGCACCCATGTCATGGAGACAGGTGTTGTGCGTGGTCTGGCTCGCTGGTGTGGCGAGCATGGCATTCATCGGCCTAATCTCTTATGGGGGCACGCTGCAGCGGTACAAATGCAACCGCCAGCCGCTGAGCGATGGCTTGCAGCGTGAGCTCGCCGCGATGGTGCAAGAGGTGGGGTTGCGCCGTGCTCCGCAAGTATGGTTGGCTGATGCGGTTCCCAGTCCTGCGGTCACGGGTATGCTGCGCCCTGTGTTGCTGCTTCCCTCGCAGTTCGAGCAGACACTCGGACAGCAGGAAGCGCGTCTCGTCCTGAAGCATGAACTCATGCACATCAAGCGTGGTGATCTTCTGCTCAATGCGCTGCTTTGTCTGTTGCTGGCACTGCATTGGTTCAATCCCGTGCTGTGGTTCGCCTTCTTCAAAGCGCGACTCGATCGCGAAGCAGCGTGTGATGCCCAGGTGCTTGGCAATGAAGACCAGATCCAGCGAGTCGCCTACGGCCACACCTTGCTAAAGGTGGAGAGTTCCTTCAGCCACCACGGACTCAGTCTCGGGTTTGTTGGCATCTTCCAGCGCGGCGCTGCCCTCCGTTCTCGTATTCGTTCCCTTGCCACCAAGCCCAGCCATCATCCCCTTATGAAAGCCACTCTCAGTCTCGGCATCGTGCTTTTGAGTTTCCTCGGCGTCACGCAGGCCGCTACTCCAGCGCCGGATCCGAAGGCTCCTCAGATTGAAATCGCGTCCAAGTTTGTGGAAATCACTGAGCGCAATCCAGGTGCTTTCGTTGACGCTCCGCTGCCTGCTCCACTTCCCGGTCCCCTTGATGGGGCGAAGATAGTGCCCACCCTGACCAAGACCTACACAGATCCTCAATTCCAAGTGGTAGTCAGGAATTTGAGCCAGCGCAAAGGTGTGGATCTCCTGTCCGCTCCCAGGGTGACGACAAGAGCAGGACAGCGGGCGAAAGTCGAGGTTGTTCGCGAGTTCGCCTACGCGAGCGAAACTGGCCAGCAGGAAACGGAGAACGTGGGTGTCACCCTCAACGTGATGCCCAAGATCACTGCTGAGCAAAAGATTGCCCTCGACCTCGCGCCGCAGGTCTCGGAGTTCGAAGGTTTTGCACCACCTGGAGGTGCCAAGGAAGGACCGGTATCTGCAAGGACGGTTCTGCATAGTGATGGCACCCGCACTGAGTCCGCCAGCAATGCGGAAAAGGGGGAACTGCGCGAGTCCAAATATGACGCACGTGGCGAGCTGCAGTCCCAGACAGTCGTACCCTATAGAAAACCCATCTTCAGCAAGCGCAAAGCAGAAGTTCATGCCGTGATTGCTTCGGGGGAGACCGTGGTTTTGGAATTGGATCCAAGGACCGACAAGCAACTCGTGGAAGAGACGGATGAAGCTGGCCGTGTCATCAAGTCGGAGACCATATCTTTTCAGCGACGGTGCTTTGTCTTTGTCACTGCTACCGTGGTGAAGCCTGCTGCGGAGAAGAAGTGAGTGGGTGGAGGGGTCTCTGGGTTGTCAATCCGCATGCCAATACCTCGTAGTGGGAAGTCTCCCGCATAGCGCATGAACGTCAGGTGACTGATAGCGAAGTGGTGCCGAAGGCCTTGGACTGCGTGCAGCCCTGCTGCCGCTTTCCTCAGGTGCAGCCTGCTGTACGCCTCATTGCGACGAAGTCGCCAAGCCCTTCTGGATAGGTTACGTTGTGTGCGAGTGTCACCATCGCTGCAGCAGGCTGCAGACTCTTCAAAGCGGCAGCAGGGCTGCACGCAGTCCAAGGACGCTGCGCGTCACTGCTTCTGGATCATTCGTGTGTATCCCTTTTCACAACAATGTCGCAGTTCTGGTAGCGAAACGCTTATCACGGCGGCAACGCTTCCAAAAAGAAGCGCCCCAACGTGGCATACACCTGGGCCGGAGTGACGAGGATGTTGTTGTGACCAGCACCAGGCACATTGAGAAACTGCTTCCGTGCGTTGGGCACGGCTTGAAAAAGCGCCTGTGCGTGATGTGGCTGGATGAAGGCATCGGCATCGCCGTGACCAATCAAGACTGGGATGGACGTCAGGCGCGCCGCAGCATCAATCGGACGAATGGCAGACGGCTCGAAGCCAGCGCGGTGTTTTACCAATGCATACACCATGGCTTCGGCAGGCTCGCGCAGAGGACCGAAGTAGTTCACCGCCTGGTCATGGATGACGTCCTGCAGCGAAGCGAAGCCGGAAAGTTCCGCGACTGCGAACCAGCCATCCTGAGGTCTTGCTGCCGCTTGGATCGCGATCGCACCGCCTTGTGAAATGCCAAAGAGACCTGCGGGTGCGGGGTTGAACTGAAAACGTGTGGCCGCATCTTGAAACACCTCGCTGGGAAGACTCGCTTCTCCATGACCAAAGGTGGCAAACTTCGCGGGATGCTCGCCGTGGCCGGGAAGGTCCACGAGGATACAACGAAATCCTGCGGCACAGAGGCGCTCGGCTACGGGAAGGTAGTCTTCCTTGCGCCCCTTGTGTCCATGCAGGAGCACCAGCGTGGCTTTGATGGCGCCCCAAGGTTCCAGCTTCAGGCCCTGCGCTTGAAGTTCGCTGCGCACCTTCGTTCCTTTGGCGGCTGTATTTACCGGTGTAGCGAGAGGCTCGCACAAGAGGCAAGGCGTATCGAAACCATCACTAGTGCGGACCTTGAATGGCTCCACCCGCACGCCATGAGCCGCAGGATTTGCCAGAAACTCCACATGGTAGTCTTGCAAAGGACGCCGCGCAGGTGTGATGAGCTTGCTGGAGGCATACCACACGAGTCCGAAAAATCCCGCGCAGGTGAGCAGCAGCACCGCGCCCAGTACCTTCAACCAACGCCAGCGTCTGCGTTTCATGTGAGTCACGAGGAGAACTCAGTTCTTCGCCGACTTCTGCTTCTCAAGCTCCTTC
Protein-coding regions in this window:
- a CDS encoding M56 family metallopeptidase; this encodes MNTLMPLFDWMLAASARASALAVVVLIVQAMLRHRVPARWRYALWLPVLIVLLMPVFPESSWSVSSITHLEPVKKTVLPAMERSVSLPAPSVPSEGVSKSAPMSWRQVLCVVWLAGVASMAFIGLISYGGTLQRYKCNRQPLSDGLQRELAAMVQEVGLRRAPQVWLADAVPSPAVTGMLRPVLLLPSQFEQTLGQQEARLVLKHELMHIKRGDLLLNALLCLLLALHWFNPVLWFAFFKARLDREAACDAQVLGNEDQIQRVAYGHTLLKVESSFSHHGLSLGFVGIFQRGAALRSRIRSLATKPSHHPLMKATLSLGIVLLSFLGVTQAATPAPDPKAPQIEIASKFVEITERNPGAFVDAPLPAPLPGPLDGAKIVPTLTKTYTDPQFQVVVRNLSQRKGVDLLSAPRVTTRAGQRAKVEVVREFAYASETGQQETENVGVTLNVMPKITAEQKIALDLAPQVSEFEGFAPPGGAKEGPVSARTVLHSDGTRTESASNAEKGELRESKYDARGELQSQTVVPYRKPIFSKRKAEVHAVIASGETVVLELDPRTDKQLVEETDEAGRVIKSETISFQRRCFVFVTATVVKPAAEKK
- a CDS encoding RNA-binding protein, translating into MNTKLYIGNLSFDTSETDLRATCEQHGLVTDIHFPIDRSTNRPRGFAFVTMENTEGMKKAISAMNGKPLDGRLLKVNEAVPRDDRPTFSGGAGGRSQSRY
- a CDS encoding DUF1549 and DUF1553 domain-containing protein → MRFHGLLPQACCLLLAAVGSTHADEPAVKPTPWSFRELRPSSPPAVQNAAWPRNRIDQFVLAKMEAAGLTPAPPASADVLTRRLSFDLTGLPPSADETRKFSADDAARYIDSLLESPHYGERWARHWLDLARYTDQTPDWLESTKYSYFYRDWVVQAFNEDMPYDRFIVRQLATDFLPECGPQDLHALGFLGLSPTYFKELQLPPDIIKTTVADEWEEHVDAIGRTFLGLTIACARCHDHKSDPITAQDYYAIAGVFASVKISERPTMSAELWAPVAKARKEIKTLEDQIAELKKKKPKDLTAQVAEIDKKIATIQSSTPHFHMPMANAVEDAALYVVEASNKKGTKLDYQMGMARDLELQRRGNPNDTGEMVQRRFLSAFPSKSGRPRKFATGSGRLELAQALTEEAAPLTARVMVNRVWKHHFGRGLVDTPSEFGNLGDQPSHSELLDDLASRFIEHGWSIKWLHREILNSATWQQSSVAPESERLDPDNKLLARMSRRRLDWESWRDAILTATGSLDLRLGGPAMLISDDANSRRSLYGASNRQDMSPMLRIHDVPDPGAHSPWRTETITPLQGLFALNSPFILKQADVLGRRLQSAPAPDVTAKVQAAYARLFQRAPTGKELGLAQRFLAGRESDPIAWSQYAQALLAANEMLFVD
- a CDS encoding DUF1501 domain-containing protein translates to MNPAPFLSRREALARMGGGLGALGLASTLHAAGIHGQPHVAPKAKRVIHLFMNGGPFGPDFLDPKPALTKFNGQRPEGADLRTERPTGGLLASPYAYAQHGQSGLPVSELLPNLARYADDLCVLRSCHTDNPNHGPALLLMNNGTMTERVPSMGSWLSYGLGNENENLPSYVVLCPGKPVRFSILWSSAFLPAQHQGVYINHANLDPKQMIPWLHNERVQLTDQRRQLDLIQELNEAHLAARGGADVSLNGRIQSMETAYRMQTAATDAFDIDREPTQVRELYGKSHFSNGCLLARRLVERGVRFVQVYYGNGQPWDTHSNHDKSTRTLAADIDRPIAALLGDLKQRGLLDETLVVWGGEFGRTPVSENGNGRDHNPHGFLMWLAGGGAKGGTAYGESDDFGFKAAQNRMHIHDVHATILHLLGIDHERLTYRYAGRDYRLTDVSGRVPRAVLA
- a CDS encoding alpha/beta hydrolase, whose product is MKRRRWRWLKVLGAVLLLTCAGFFGLVWYASSKLITPARRPLQDYHVEFLANPAAHGVRVEPFKVRTSDGFDTPCLLCEPLATPVNTAAKGTKVRSELQAQGLKLEPWGAIKATLVLLHGHKGRKEDYLPVAERLCAAGFRCILVDLPGHGEHPAKFATFGHGEASLPSEVFQDAATRFQFNPAPAGLFGISQGGAIAIQAAARPQDGWFAVAELSGFASLQDVIHDQAVNYFGPLREPAEAMVYALVKHRAGFEPSAIRPIDAAARLTSIPVLIGHGDADAFIQPHHAQALFQAVPNARKQFLNVPGAGHNNILVTPAQVYATLGRFFLEALPP
- a CDS encoding glucan biosynthesis protein G, with protein sequence MLFRPVLSGVLALTCALSSIQAQEAPASPPIRTFLDLEAYAASLAQKPYDPPKHPLDPFFDTLKYDGHRQIRFRPEKALYNDIEHSYRIEFFHPGWTAKKTVEFFDIKAGQPSPIPFSKDLFDYGDLKIPEGVKFPEGFAGFRLLAPDTLLNKRFEFMVFMGASYFRAVTTKLGWGLSARGVAINTVGGEPEEFPDFTHFWFVQPKAGEKVFQFYALLNGPSVCGAYQFEVTPGETTMMRVSGSLFLRKPVKLLGLAPFSSMFWFGENTHPKPLDFRPEVHDSDGLLIEQENGTMIWRPLDNGKEMRQSVYSLEGIKGFGLQKRDREFAHFQDLEARYHERVSVWVDPVEGFGRGKLHLIELATGEETWDNIVTFWEPETQPTAKEPLRFAYNLSWLAEKPHDLAKVLSTRWGEGVATPDIPNDYLFVVDFSKGKPLPGKAADWVPDADLNITGVTKVLDKRVMINPETGGYRAFFKLDIQPDVKLLEMTCDLVDGKKPISERWSYQWKR
- a CDS encoding BlaI/MecI/CopY family transcriptional regulator; protein product: MSLPAISESEWAVMEALWDSAPQTASELTRTLRPTMNWAENTVRTLLTRLLEKGALKTSENSAGTRTYLPAVKREACVRAEGESFMQRVFGGAAKPLLIHFAQNNKLTAEEVRELKKILDQSLKS